atGGATAACTCTGCAGAAATAAGTTGAGAGTCCAAAGACCATGTAGAGCAAGGAAGTTTGAACTTTGAACTGTTTTATTACAGGATCGCAGCATTTACTGTCGGGCGCATCACCATGAAAGCATTATTGAAAAAGTCCAAGGGCCGTCATGTTCAGGTGAGTTGCTCTGACGGCGTCGTATGTTTTCATGGTAAGAATTAGGGAATTATACTCATGACTCTGGAGCCAAGCATCTTAATGACAGAGAGCATAATCACGTAGACCTCGTCTTATGGTTTCACTAATTCTAATGgtttgttagtttttttttgcTAGTCTTTAAATTCATATGAGATTAAAGGAATAGGTCGCTAAATGGCAATTGATGATTTTGATTCTCTATTGGACTGCGTCTAGTTTGTTTTGACGTCATTATTACATTTTGCGCTTTAAGGTTTTCACTTTTGGTCGTAATTTCCCTGTTGGTGTACGGGGCCTCTTCAGAGCCGCGCAGCGCATGGGTAAGATTGTGTAAACAGTCCTCTACAGACGTTAAAAGAGTATTTGTTGGCAATTTCTattggggaggaggggggggggggggtgagaagaCTATTACAAAATCAACACCAAGTTTGCAACAATGAATTCAAAACAGAGCAATCGCCTTAATATACGTCAATTGTTTAGGGTAGCCTGaatgttttattatttcatgatGGGACCCTAGATAGGCTTACATGTTGCAGTTCACAGTAAATCATAAAGCCACAAGTTGCCCTTATAAAGTAACAGAGACGATGATTAAACTGTTCCTATAAAATGACACATTTAAACATGTATTTCCAACAGCTGAATTGTCAACACAAGTTTATTGTTAATCATTTCACTTTATAAGTCCAGGCCCATAGGCTGCTAATACAGAATAGAACAGCTTTGTCTGTCCTGGTCTTATCATAGCCTAGTTTGATATACCTTCGTGACTGAGTCATAGACCTGTTGATTTAATATTTTGATAAGCTCTGGATGGTTTAATATTAGTAGCCCTACAGTTcataagttaaaaaaaaaaaatagatgaaGAACTTTAATAAGGTTAAAGATTAAAGGTGTGTCATGGTGAttgtttttactttttacagGGAAAAATGGATGACACAGCAGTCCAAGAAACTTTAATGTAAGTAAACATATGATGTTTCTAAATGCGACTTAGCAAAACAATTAAATAAGCTATATCACTGAACACATGCCGGTGGGGGGGGTACAACAGTAGGTCCATTTGGTAATCTTTTTTGTCGGACATTCTTTCTCTGAGGTCTTGGTCAGGTTTCAGTCTGAACACATAGCcaacagagacacactcacacacacacacacacacacacacacacacacagccaacagaGACACATTATGCAGGATTATTCCTATTTCATAAacccatgtgtacacacacacacacacacacacacacacacacacacacacacagccaacagaGACACATTATGCAGGAGTATTCCTATTTCATAAATGTGTATGTACATAAAGGAATTTCATACCTCCACATCCACACAAGATTGCCCCATGCTCAAGTTTATgacaacaatcacacacacacacacaggactatcTATGTTCAATAGACGCAACCTGACTGACcctaactaacacacacacacacacacacacacagaggactgtCTAAATTCAATAGACACAACCTGCCTGACcctaactaacacacacacacagacagattggTCAGTTCTCACCTGTGTGTATTGCGGCGGCCGTGTCCCAGGTCTGTTGGGGAGGACAAGCTGCCGCTGGGGCTGAAGGAGGTGGAGCCCCCTCAGGACATGGACGCCCCCGACCTGGACATCGACCCGTCCATGCTCATCTGGAGGGCCGTGCAGGAGTCCCGCCGGCGTGCTGTAGAGGAGGCCCGCGCCCACGTCGGTGCCCGCGCTGATGCCCACGCTGATGCCCACCCCAGGCCCGCAGAGGACCACCATGCCCAGCAGCCCCGCGCTGCAGCGTCCGGCCCCCAGTACCACCAGGCCGAACCAGACATGGACGAGGTCTACCACAACTTCCCCGCCCAGGCTGGACCAGCGGAGCAGACTGACCGCCTGGCCCAGGAGACCAGGAGGGGGCGCTATGCCCAGGCAGAGGTGGATCTGGACGACATCTACCATGGAGACCAGGGGCAGCTGCAGGTGTTGCCCCAGGTGGAGCCAGAGCCCCAGGATGACGTGTCCATGCCTGACCACAGGGGGCGCTCTCTCCCTGAGGAAGACCTGGATGATCTCTACCACAAATACTGACCCAGTGCTCCCCActgatatgtgcatgtgtgtgttatcatgTAGACAGGAACTGATTTGTAAAAATCTCTTTATTTATCATTTTCCCTCCAATATTGACAATAAAAATCTTGTAAAAGAATAGTCAATGATCTGACTCATTACACTCTGACAACTAAAGCTGCATGAAGTGGAAATAATACATAAATGACATTaactgaaagaaagaaaaaataaagactTTACAATCAATGTGGTCAATAACATCTTTTAACCGTTCACACAGATTATGGAAATGAAGCTTTAGTAATTCACACACTAATGATGTTGTGAGATCCGGATCTGGCTTTGATTTGCCTCCTTCCCCTCAGGCTTGTCCCACGGatccatattcacacacacattcccctacTTAACACGCTCATACTCACTCATACATTACTTAACACGCTCATcaatactcactcacacattcccctacttaaagcgatggttcggagtaatttcaccctagggtccgtaaaagtcctggcaggaagcgattacatcaacgttttttggtatatccctgtttttaatattttttttccgaagtgtttacaacttagtgttgactaataattgttgcaaactggtactacgaacaaaatattagtgcattcctggatctacatccttatgcatgcttcctgccaggacttttacggacttttcccaaatcacagaagtaacgtcgacgcagcggtagatagtagcagatagtagcatccatcaggcaagtgaaataaactcctggtgtacttacaaacttttcaatgccttgtTTTATGAGTAcagaacatagttgtactactgtagaagtttggtaccattcagggcattattagtggggtcatTTACGAGATACTAAGTAGGTTCCATTACGCCTGCAGAAAGTCAtcagtttctgacagcgctactcgaccagggtttgACCAAGGGagaacaggttctgggagggtgtttggctcggggtcatggtgcaaaggaccctagagtgaaattactccgaaccattgCTTTAACATTTCCCTACTTAACAGGTCatccatactcacacacacacttccctacTTAACACGCTCAtccatactcactcacacacttcccTACTTAACACGTCAtccatactcactcacacacttcccTACTTAACACGTCATCcatattcactcacacacttcccTACTTAACACGCTCAtccatactcactcacacatttcCCTACTTAACACGCTCAtccatactcactcacacacttcccTACTTAACACGTCATCcatactcattcacacactTCCCTACTTAACACGTCATCcatattcactcacacacttcccTACTTAACACGTCAtccatactcactcacacattttcCTACTTAACACGTCATCcatactcattcacacactTCCCTACTTAACACGCTCATTAATTCACTTCCCACATTCCCATCATTTCCGGTGGAGAGAAtgcggagacacacacacacttcacggGGCGATTACATCACAACACGAGAGTGCTGAGGGTTTAGTTACAGCTACAGATCTGTGTGATCCCTCCTGACGCGTCTAACCCAAACTCCACCACAATGTTTCTGATGCGTCTAACccaagtatgtgtgtctgtagaaaTGTCTTCT
This genomic stretch from Alosa sapidissima isolate fAloSap1 chromosome 16, fAloSap1.pri, whole genome shotgun sequence harbors:
- the si:ch211-217g15.3 gene encoding uncharacterized protein si:ch211-217g15.3 isoform X2, with protein sequence MFRFSLLVVISLLVYGASSEPRSAWGKMDDTAVQETLMSVGEDKLPLGLKEVEPPQDMDAPDLDIDPSMLIWRAVQESRRRAVEEARAHVGARADAHADAHPRPAEDHHAQQPRAAASGPQYHQAEPDMDEVYHNFPAQAGPAEQTDRLAQETRRGRYAQAEVDLDDIYHGDQGQLQVLPQVEPEPQDDVSMPDHRGRSLPEEDLDDLYHKY
- the si:ch211-217g15.3 gene encoding uncharacterized protein si:ch211-217g15.3 isoform X1; this encodes MFSWFSLLVVISLLVYGASSEPRSAWGKMDDTAVQETLMSVGEDKLPLGLKEVEPPQDMDAPDLDIDPSMLIWRAVQESRRRAVEEARAHVGARADAHADAHPRPAEDHHAQQPRAAASGPQYHQAEPDMDEVYHNFPAQAGPAEQTDRLAQETRRGRYAQAEVDLDDIYHGDQGQLQVLPQVEPEPQDDVSMPDHRGRSLPEEDLDDLYHKY